GAGCTGGACCTCCTCTAGATGCCTCGCAGaaccttccttttcttcttctgtccttccagcGAGTGGATCCCATGTCGGGCTGCGGCTCCTTCTGCCCCGACACGGTTAAATCTGGCCCCCCGAGGAAAGTGGCCCCAATATTCAATATTGGACGCGTGCGCAGTTTTAGGTCGCCGGAAAGCGGCGGGGTCAAAGGTGTCGGGCTGTCAGTGTGCAGCTCTAACTGGCGGAAGGGAAAGGGCTCGTTCTGCTCCGTGGTTTCCCAACTGCCGTAAATGTTCTTCTGCCATCTGCGAACATGTGTGAAGAATCCAGATGTTGTCAGCAGATGTCCCGAGCAACTTAACGCGCGGGCAGTTGGATGCGTCTTGGGCCATATTGCATTACAGGGAGTTAAAAGATGATGTGTTCCCAGCTGAGCCTTGTTCTGATATCATCATCCCGAATGCAGCCCCGGCAGGAGATCGGGGCTTCAAACAAACCCCCGGGTGCGagcacgccgcccccccccccccacccttccacccCCAACCTCAAAGCGCCTTTCTTCAGAAAGTCTTAACTCAGGACAGGAACTCTTCAAACGCTTTAGGCGGCCGTAACAGTTCCTGTGGTGAAATGTGCATCGTTTGAGGCTCTTTCAGAATAATAAATGTACGTTaacagtaataaaaaaaaaagggagaaaaaaaccttcaaacacAGATATAATGGCCTGGATTTCCAAAAATAACCCTCTGTCCTTATTGTGAGTCGTTAAAACTAGTTTTTGTGCATCATTACGcctgaggaaaagaaaaagcatctgTCGGTAAGTCAGAAAAAAGGGCTGCAAGTGAAGAGAGCCATCTCCTTCTATTTTACCTGAACAAAGTACCTGTTTGTTCTCCCTCGGATAATATTTGTTAAGCACCTTATTATGCGAGGATCCCATCAACGTCTCGAGGTGTTACAGACGAGGACCTAAAATGGCCTCTGGAAAGGAGACGCGCCTCGATCCCAATACGTTAAGCAGTCAGTCGCTGGTAAAGTTTGCCTTCTATATTTTGCTAACAGCTAAAATTTCAATGGCCTCCAGTCTAATGACTGAACATAAAAGCACTCATTGTTTCCTTCTGCGCGAAGTGTCGAGCGTGGGCGGACGTGACGCTCCGTGTCTGGATAAGTTTGCCGTCCGTGTCCAGCGCGTGGGTGTGGgatcctctcttttttctcctctgcgtGTAAACATTATTGTGTGTGCGGATCCGTGCGGCTCGGAAACGCTCGACCTCTGGCCCGCTGAATGGTGCATTGTAAAGCCAAAAAGCCTGGCTTTAGGGAGCTCTATTAACAAACCTGTGACATCACTACTGGACATAGGAGCCCTGTTCTCCACATAATAGAAGGATTGAAACCCCTTCACTGCCACCACTGTCCACGCTAGCCCAGACCCTGGCAGTGAAGCCATGTGCAAAAGCCATCACCTGTTGCAGCTTAGCGTCTGGCCTGAATGTGAAGCCTGTGGGCGTGTTGGAGGATTGTGGAGCCACATGGGGGGAGGACCAAgatagagcgagagagagacactgaCAAGTGCATGTGAGAGGGTGTCCTTGACAGGAGAGTGTGAGCCGTACCTGGCCGGCGGTGTCGTACAGTCCCAGCAGGTACTGCTTCCCACCGACATTGACGCTCACTGCAAGGAAATGACAAAGAGCtttgagaggaagaggagaggggcgAAGGGGGCGAGGAGGGTGGGGAGCAgcgagggatggggggggggtggatcaGAGTCCCCAACCCTCTCTGCTATGAAGGCAAACAAGTGGTTTTGATTATAGCAACAGATGCAGGACTGTGCAGTTGGGGACGGGGAGATCCAGTCGGATTCTCTCTCCTACCGTGGAAATATTAGCATGTTGTGTTTGAACCTGCCCTGGTGGCGACACAAGACACACAAGAGAGGAGAAACGCGTTCCTACCTGCGTAATGGTCAAACACTGTGGGCACATACTCCTCTGGAAAGGCGTCGTTGGCATAGCTCATTAGGAGACACGTTTTCCCCACGGCGCCGTCTCCCACCACGACGCATTTTAACATGATAGTGCCGGTTCCGTTAGCCATGATCCCGACCTGACCAGCACCATCGTCACCGCCACCCCTGCGCCCTGTTGTCCCGACCCCTTCCTCTTACCGCTGCTGCTTGGTACCGATCCGCGCACGGCGGGCATCACCAGCCTCTGTGACGGACTGATCGGCGCTCTAAGTCGGATCGCAACTGCAtcgtcccccctcctcctcctcctcctcctcctccttccccccacCACCGGTTACGGTACTCCCAAATTTGGCCGTGAGGGAGTTTCCTTTGCACAACTGACAGAAGAGTCTCAACACCCTCTTCGTGTCCTCTAAGACGGAAATGCGCTCCCCTGCGCCGAGAAACCGAGGCGGTTATGAGCGGCGCTGCTTGGCGCTGCGGCCCCGGTGCGTCGCGCTCGCTCCCCGGTGCGCTCCACGCCTGAGCCTCGGTCGGTGCCTGCAGcactgggctgctgctgctgctgctgctgctggacaaggTGGGTGCGCTTTCTGGAGAGGCGGAGCCTGGATTTAACAGCAAGGGGCCCCGGATAAAGAACCAGGACCGTgagaaatgacatcatttttgAATAGGAAGCTTTGGGGTTAATGCGCCGAAAGGAAATATCCTGCAATAATGCTCAGGAATATCCTGCACTATATGGAGAGGTGACACATATACAAAGTgtaatcatcatcataatcatcatcatagTAATGATTAGATAGTTAGGATTGGTTTCATCACGCTGGAAGTGCAGAAAATACTTTGAGGATTGTATTGCGCAGATTTTGGATTGAGGAAAATTAAGATTAAAGAGTAAAGATTGGTTTGTGTTGCTAACTTCTGCTGCTTTGAACTTTAAATGCTACTTGTGATGTTTAAATTAAACGGTTCAAAAAAATCCAGTTCTTTTATACTCTTGAAGACCCAAAACCATTTTTTCCTTAAATACATATATAATTGACACATTCGACTTATTCTTTACTTTTGTCAACTATTAATTAACTATTTAATCAAGGAAGAGTGATTTTTGCACCTTTGCAAGGGGTCAAcgtatgtgtgcgtgcagggTTTGTTCTCAAGGACGGGGCGTGAGGGACGGTGCAGGAGGGATGCTGATGGGGGGGCAACGAATAAATGATGGGAGATATCAGAGATTTGACCTCTGATGCAGCTCTCTCCCTGAGCGATAGTGCACGGATATCGTCCTCATAAATCACGTCACTCCTGCCCTCCCTGGCAGCGACGTCACAAGGAAACACAGTTATTGTtctaacggggggggggggattctggaGGCCTCGTCTGACCGTATTAAAACAACCCAATCCTAACTTGATCAATAATGTCCTGCCCAAACTGTGCAATAACAGTGAGTAGTGCTTCCTTGAAACACAATTCTTCAGTCAGATTTTAGACTTTGGGTCACGTTTCATATGATCGACTGTGTTTGTATTCGCTCAGagttaaaaaatgaaacagaaatcAGTGGCTAGTGTTTGGCTAGTAATGGGCCTGTGTTGGTAGATTGGCCCCACCCAGTCGGACGCGATGTGAAGCCCTGCGGTGGATCAGTGATGCTGCTGTCAGGGTGGAGATGCCACATTCAGGACGTTGGGACGGTAGAAGAATGAAGCTCTCCATGACTCTTTCTGATTAGACCTGGACTCTCGTTTGAGCATCAATAAACCTTCAAAAGAGGCACCTGATGATTAAA
The genomic region above belongs to Takifugu rubripes unplaced genomic scaffold, fTakRub1.2, whole genome shotgun sequence and contains:
- the LOC115248103 gene encoding rho-related GTP-binding protein RhoQ-like; amino-acid sequence: MANGTGTIMLKCVVVGDGAVGKTCLLMSYANDAFPEEYVPTVFDHYAVSVNVGGKQYLLGLYDTAGQVRLTLSCQGHPLTCT